The DNA sequence AATTTTAACGTTAGTCGACGCTTACGTTGATGCCGGACAAAAATACCAGGCCAGAGATTATTAATATTTTTCGCCAAAAAAAAATAAAGTGGCTCATTGTTTGCCTTGTCATCGGCGTAGGCGGCTATTTTTTACGGCCCTCTTCTTTTGATGAAACCGACCTATTACTTCCTGTGGGTGTTGATAAAATCCCTGCAGGATTGACCATAACCGGTTTTTCGCCAAAAAATATTGAAGTTCGAGTTCGTGGGCCCAAATCTGCAATTAAAAATATTGGTAAGCTGAAGCTGAGATATACAGCCGATTTATCCAATGTGTCCGGAGGAATTCATTCCATTCCGCTAAATCTTAAAAGTGTTGGCTTTCCCAAGAAATTTTCGGTTATAAACGTCAATCCAGCTTTCATTGAGGTGGTCGCAGATATTGAAATATACAAAAAAGTTCCTGTTGAAGTTTCCTATACCGGTGAACCTGCTGCGAACTTCTTTGTTTCTGATGCCTTGGCAGAACCATCTTCGTTAATCTTGCGTGGGCCTAAAAAGTTCCTTCACCCTCTAGAAAAGGTTTTAACCAAATCCGTTGATATCAACGGAGCTGTAAAATCCTTCAAAAAAGAAATCACCCTTGATCTTCCCGAAATGATTGATATCGTTTTCCCTAGCGGAGTACTTCATGCCGAAATATTTTTAAAAGAAAAATTTGCCATAAAAAAAATCAGCAACATTTCTGTAGAGGGAAAAAATACAAAATACCCATATAGTATTACACCTCTATCAATAAATATTGAAATAAAAGGGCCTGTAAATATACTCGAAAAACTTAAGGTTAAAAAAGAAATTAAGGTGTATGTTGATCTTAAAGGATTGAAACCGGGCATTTACGTCAGACGTGCGGCCATTACTCTGCCGGTAAAAACCACCCTGGCCGGTGTAGAGCCCGAAATATTTACAGTGAAAATTGGTCAATAATGGTAATTGTTCAGGTGGATAGGCAGAAGGCTGAAGACTGTTAGGAAAAAGAGGAAATATAACTCGTTCTGCAAGCATGTTTGGTGCAAAAAACAGCTGTTTCAGCCGAAATACGGCAATATGGCTCTTCTGCCCGCTTCAGTCTTCAGTCTAAACACCTTTAGCCTGACTACGTAAGTAGTCACCAATAATGAAGGGATACCAGCTATGCTTCTTGTTATAGACATTGGAAATACAAACACGGTAATCGGTG is a window from the Thermodesulfobacteriota bacterium genome containing:
- a CDS encoding CdaR family protein, with product MPDKNTRPEIINIFRQKKIKWLIVCLVIGVGGYFLRPSSFDETDLLLPVGVDKIPAGLTITGFSPKNIEVRVRGPKSAIKNIGKLKLRYTADLSNVSGGIHSIPLNLKSVGFPKKFSVINVNPAFIEVVADIEIYKKVPVEVSYTGEPAANFFVSDALAEPSSLILRGPKKFLHPLEKVLTKSVDINGAVKSFKKEITLDLPEMIDIVFPSGVLHAEIFLKEKFAIKKISNISVEGKNTKYPYSITPLSINIEIKGPVNILEKLKVKKEIKVYVDLKGLKPGIYVRRAAITLPVKTTLAGVEPEIFTVKIGQ